In a genomic window of Prochlorococcus marinus subsp. marinus str. CCMP1375:
- a CDS encoding fluoride efflux transporter FluC, whose product MHSKLNIQSKQLYKIFLLIVGSILGAILRWKLNNYFWVNISGAALLGLIVGLRAGSRIQFFLVIGFCGSFTTFSGWILDVFDLFRTGFFWKAAGLICSNLLGGFTALSVTFWIGRKIRHLFIPQ is encoded by the coding sequence ATGCATAGCAAATTAAATATTCAATCTAAACAACTTTATAAGATATTTCTTCTTATTGTTGGTTCAATATTAGGTGCTATTTTACGTTGGAAACTAAATAATTATTTTTGGGTAAATATCTCTGGTGCGGCATTACTTGGATTGATTGTTGGCTTGAGAGCTGGTTCGCGCATACAATTTTTTCTTGTGATCGGTTTTTGTGGTTCGTTTACAACTTTTAGTGGATGGATACTTGATGTCTTTGACTTGTTTAGAACTGGTTTCTTCTGGAAGGCAGCTGGCTTAATTTGTTCTAATTTGCTTGGAGGGTTTACTGCTTTAAGCGTGACTTTTTGGATTGGTAGAAAAATTCGACATTTATTTATACCTCAATAG
- a CDS encoding RpoD/SigA family RNA polymerase sigma factor produces the protein MSSYNPLIVPAKKSATEIDLVRSYLRDIGRVPLLTNEQEITLGRQVQELISLEKLERELESTNGKKPSKEDLAIDAGISVRELSKRLKRGVRAKERMVSANLRLVVSVAKKYTKRNMELLDLIQEGTIGLVRGVEKFDPARGYKFSTYAYWWIRQGITRAIAEKSRIIRLPIHITELLNKLKKGQRELSQHLERTPTMQELSAYVEIPVEEVKDLMFRASQPVSLESKVGDGEDTSLLDLLAIDTDLPDQQIELDCMKGDLEVLLQKLPELQNRVLRMRFGINGEEPMTLTGIGRMLGISRDRVRNLLRDGLKGLRQYGHQVEAYVAC, from the coding sequence ATGTCCTCTTACAATCCTTTGATTGTTCCTGCAAAAAAGAGTGCTACTGAAATTGATTTAGTTAGATCTTATCTAAGAGATATAGGTCGAGTTCCTCTTTTGACTAATGAGCAAGAAATAACTTTAGGACGTCAAGTTCAAGAGCTTATCTCTTTGGAAAAATTGGAAAGAGAACTTGAAAGCACTAATGGAAAGAAACCCTCAAAAGAAGACTTAGCAATAGATGCTGGAATTTCAGTTCGAGAGCTTAGTAAGAGATTGAAGCGTGGTGTTCGCGCAAAAGAGAGAATGGTCTCCGCCAACTTGAGATTAGTTGTAAGTGTTGCCAAAAAATATACAAAGAGAAATATGGAACTTTTGGATTTAATTCAAGAGGGAACAATTGGCTTGGTGCGTGGAGTGGAAAAGTTCGACCCTGCTCGAGGATACAAATTTTCTACCTATGCCTATTGGTGGATTAGACAAGGAATCACAAGAGCTATTGCTGAAAAAAGTAGGATTATACGTTTACCAATTCATATTACTGAGCTTTTAAATAAATTAAAGAAAGGTCAGAGAGAGTTAAGTCAGCATTTGGAACGAACACCAACTATGCAAGAACTTTCTGCTTATGTCGAAATCCCAGTTGAAGAGGTAAAAGATTTAATGTTTAGGGCAAGTCAACCAGTTAGTCTTGAATCCAAAGTTGGCGATGGTGAAGATACTTCCTTATTGGATTTGTTAGCTATTGATACTGATTTACCTGATCAGCAAATTGAGCTGGATTGTATGAAAGGTGATTTAGAAGTTCTTTTGCAAAAGTTGCCTGAGTTGCAAAACAGGGTTTTAAGGATGCGGTTTGGAATTAATGGTGAAGAACCTATGACACTCACTGGTATTGGGAGGATGCTTGGCATTAGTCGAGATCGAGTTAGAAATCTTTTACGAGATGGTCTGAAAGGCTTACGGCAGTATGGTCATCAAGTTGAAGCCTATGTAGCCTGTTGA
- a CDS encoding carbohydrate kinase family protein, with product MKNPNVICFGEALVDRLGPLGGDPASDKPVDDCLGGAPANVASGLARLGINAAFVGCLGNDSIGNQFRELFMARGVNFAGLQIHESLLSRIVLVYRDLNGERSFGGFAGDQSNIFADQYLDLNVHKKIFPSLLDEAKWLLLGTIPLAVEHSREVVQWTIEQSLNNGLQIAFDLNWRPTFWDINMTPNNPPDTKTCSLITSFLEHASLIKLAKEEAEWFFNSKDPWEISNALPEKPSVIVTDGAQPINWVLGGFSGQTPALSPQKVVDTTGAGDAFMAGLMTQIISFSSQPKLFSEAEAMIQFSAGCGALVCGAPGAIEPQPSYSEVQSLLSSFLNDRS from the coding sequence ATGAAGAATCCCAATGTGATTTGTTTTGGAGAAGCTTTAGTAGATCGCTTGGGCCCTCTCGGTGGAGATCCTGCTTCTGATAAGCCTGTTGATGATTGTTTGGGGGGTGCTCCAGCTAATGTTGCTTCTGGACTGGCAAGACTGGGAATAAATGCAGCTTTTGTTGGTTGTTTAGGGAATGATTCTATTGGAAATCAATTTCGTGAATTATTTATGGCGCGAGGAGTAAATTTTGCAGGTTTACAGATACATGAGAGTTTACTATCAAGGATTGTGCTCGTTTATAGAGATCTAAATGGGGAGAGGAGTTTTGGAGGGTTTGCTGGAGATCAATCCAATATCTTTGCTGATCAGTATTTAGATTTGAATGTACATAAGAAGATATTCCCTTCTCTTCTAGATGAAGCAAAGTGGCTATTGCTGGGAACTATTCCATTGGCAGTAGAACACTCCAGAGAAGTAGTGCAATGGACTATTGAACAATCATTAAATAATGGGCTGCAAATTGCATTTGATTTGAATTGGCGCCCTACTTTTTGGGATATCAATATGACTCCTAATAATCCTCCAGACACAAAAACTTGCTCCTTAATTACATCTTTCTTGGAGCATGCATCTTTGATAAAACTTGCAAAAGAAGAAGCAGAATGGTTTTTTAATAGCAAAGATCCTTGGGAAATTTCAAATGCACTTCCAGAAAAGCCAAGTGTAATTGTTACTGATGGTGCTCAACCTATTAATTGGGTCCTTGGAGGATTCTCTGGACAGACGCCAGCTTTGTCTCCACAGAAAGTTGTTGATACCACAGGAGCAGGAGATGCATTTATGGCAGGCCTTATGACTCAGATTATTTCTTTTAGTTCACAACCGAAACTTTTTTCGGAAGCTGAGGCAATGATTCAATTCTCAGCAGGTTGCGGAGCATTGGTTTGTGGAGCACCTGGAGCTATTGAGCCTCAGCCAAGTTACTCCGAAGTGCAAAGTCTATTATCATCTTTTTTGAATGACAGAAGTTGA
- a CDS encoding alpha/beta fold hydrolase produces MTNTKTHFSNWNKLEVAWKKEGTENNEPFSILLIHGFGANKEHWRKNQTILGTIAPCYSIDLIGFGESSQPPSKLLGEKKTNNNFCYNFDNWGEQIADFSRSIIKKPVLLIGNSIGGVIALRAAQILGNHCKGVILINCAQRLMDDKQLLNKPVWERSIRPILKLITRQRWLSRNLFKNAARQSFIKKVLQIAYPSGKNIDEELINMLYRPTKRAGASEAFHGFINIFNDYLAPELMEQLSLPVYLIWGKDDPWEPIAEAENWYSSIKCIQSITIIKECGHCPHDENPEEVNPVLIKIIQQAT; encoded by the coding sequence TTGACTAACACGAAAACCCATTTTTCAAACTGGAATAAATTGGAAGTTGCTTGGAAAAAAGAAGGAACTGAAAACAACGAGCCTTTTTCAATTTTGTTAATTCATGGTTTTGGAGCTAATAAAGAACATTGGCGAAAAAACCAAACTATTCTAGGAACAATTGCGCCATGTTATTCAATTGATTTAATTGGGTTTGGAGAAAGTAGTCAGCCACCTTCAAAGCTATTGGGGGAAAAAAAAACAAACAACAATTTTTGTTATAACTTCGACAATTGGGGCGAACAAATTGCAGATTTTTCACGTTCAATTATAAAGAAACCTGTTTTATTAATTGGTAATTCCATTGGTGGAGTCATTGCTCTAAGAGCAGCTCAAATTTTAGGTAATCATTGTAAAGGTGTTATTTTAATTAATTGTGCTCAACGTTTAATGGATGATAAACAACTATTAAATAAGCCAGTTTGGGAAAGATCTATAAGACCTATACTTAAATTAATAACTAGGCAAAGGTGGCTAAGTAGAAACTTGTTCAAAAATGCGGCAAGGCAATCATTTATTAAAAAAGTTCTTCAAATAGCCTACCCAAGTGGTAAAAATATCGATGAAGAGTTAATTAATATGCTTTATAGACCTACTAAGAGGGCAGGAGCATCAGAAGCATTTCATGGTTTTATAAATATATTTAATGATTACTTAGCACCTGAATTAATGGAACAACTTTCATTGCCTGTTTATTTAATATGGGGAAAAGATGATCCTTGGGAACCAATTGCCGAAGCAGAGAATTGGTACTCTTCTATTAAATGTATTCAATCAATAACAATAATCAAAGAATGTGGGCATTGCCCTCACGATGAGAACCCTGAAGAAGTCAATCCTGTTTTAATCAAGATTATTCAACAGGCTACATAG
- the ahcY gene encoding adenosylhomocysteinase: protein MVTAAASTSQVVGDSDFVVADITLADFGRKELAIAEKEMPGLMSLRDKYGQEKPLQGARIAGSLHMTIQTGVLIETLVALGAQVRWASCNIFSTQDHAAAAIAKAGVPVFAKKGETLSEYWSFTHSILEWSGEQGPNMILDDGGDATGLVILGSKAEKDISVLDNPSNEEEIALYASIKSKLSTDKSFYSRIKKIILGVTEETTTGVARLYQMQKNGELPFPAINVNDSVTKSKFDNLYGCRESLVDGIKRATDVMVAGKVALVIGYGDVGKGSAQSLRGLGATVMIAEIDPICALQAAMEGYRVVRLDDVVEEIDIFVTATGNFQVICHDHLIRMKDEAIVSNIGHFDNEIDVASLKSYQWENIKPQVDHITLPSGNKIILLAEGRLVNLGCATGHPSFVMSNSFTNQVLAQIELFKKGDSYQNNVYVLPKHLDEMVARLHLDKIGANLTELSKEQADYINVPIEGPYKSEQYRY, encoded by the coding sequence ATGGTTACAGCAGCAGCATCGACTTCACAAGTAGTTGGAGATTCAGATTTTGTAGTTGCAGACATAACGCTTGCAGATTTTGGTCGTAAAGAGCTTGCAATAGCTGAAAAAGAGATGCCTGGATTAATGTCTCTTAGAGACAAGTATGGCCAAGAAAAGCCATTGCAAGGTGCTCGAATCGCTGGAAGTCTTCATATGACTATTCAGACAGGAGTCCTTATAGAGACTTTGGTTGCTTTAGGAGCGCAGGTTCGTTGGGCATCATGCAATATTTTTTCTACACAAGATCATGCTGCTGCTGCAATTGCTAAAGCGGGAGTTCCTGTTTTTGCCAAGAAAGGGGAAACACTTTCTGAATATTGGTCTTTTACTCATAGCATTCTTGAATGGAGTGGCGAACAAGGTCCAAATATGATTTTGGATGACGGTGGCGATGCAACAGGTTTAGTAATACTTGGAAGTAAAGCTGAAAAAGATATTTCAGTATTAGATAATCCTTCTAATGAAGAAGAGATTGCTTTATATGCCTCAATTAAGTCCAAATTATCAACAGATAAATCTTTTTATTCTCGGATCAAAAAAATAATTCTCGGAGTTACAGAAGAAACTACAACGGGTGTTGCACGTTTATATCAGATGCAAAAAAATGGTGAACTGCCTTTCCCAGCAATTAATGTTAATGATTCTGTGACCAAGAGTAAGTTCGATAATCTGTATGGTTGTCGAGAATCACTAGTAGATGGGATTAAGCGAGCTACTGATGTAATGGTTGCAGGAAAAGTAGCCTTAGTAATTGGCTATGGAGATGTAGGTAAAGGATCTGCTCAGTCATTACGAGGTCTTGGTGCAACAGTAATGATTGCAGAAATTGATCCAATTTGTGCACTTCAAGCAGCAATGGAAGGCTATCGAGTAGTTCGATTAGATGATGTAGTAGAGGAGATTGATATTTTTGTTACTGCTACAGGTAATTTTCAAGTTATTTGTCATGACCATCTTATTCGTATGAAAGATGAGGCTATTGTTTCTAACATAGGACATTTTGATAATGAAATTGATGTAGCTTCTTTAAAGTCATATCAATGGGAAAATATTAAACCTCAGGTGGACCATATCACTTTGCCTAGTGGTAATAAGATTATACTTTTAGCAGAAGGTCGCTTAGTGAATTTGGGATGTGCTACTGGTCATCCAAGCTTTGTAATGAGCAATTCCTTTACTAACCAAGTACTTGCACAAATAGAGTTATTTAAAAAGGGTGATTCTTATCAGAATAATGTTTATGTATTGCCTAAACATCTTGATGAAATGGTTGCGCGCCTTCATTTGGATAAAATTGGGGCTAATTTAACTGAGTTAAGTAAAGAGCAGGCAGATTATATTAATGTTCCTATTGAAGGACCTTATAAATCTGAGCAATATAGATATTAA
- the tsaE gene encoding tRNA (adenosine(37)-N6)-threonylcarbamoyltransferase complex ATPase subunit type 1 TsaE → MFDQISVPRTIQGNSNESSWILNNHDATIQFGECLVKALSNTQILLLDGPLGAGKTSLVKGLGIGLCISEPITSPTFALAHHYLMGERALIHLDLYRLGNPIAANELFFQEEEIANNLNGLMVIEWPSRLKIEINDACKMQIQYLPNGGRKIQLLSFKKDDNRLCTSE, encoded by the coding sequence GTGTTTGATCAAATAAGTGTTCCTAGGACAATCCAAGGTAACTCTAACGAATCAAGTTGGATCCTTAACAATCATGACGCCACAATTCAATTTGGCGAATGTTTAGTCAAAGCCCTAAGTAATACACAAATACTTTTATTGGACGGTCCTCTTGGCGCAGGAAAAACATCCTTGGTAAAAGGTTTAGGCATAGGGCTTTGCATATCAGAACCAATTACAAGTCCCACTTTTGCTTTGGCGCATCACTATCTAATGGGAGAAAGAGCATTAATTCATTTGGATCTTTATAGATTAGGAAATCCTATTGCAGCCAATGAGTTATTTTTTCAAGAAGAAGAGATAGCCAATAACTTGAACGGTCTAATGGTTATTGAGTGGCCATCAAGATTAAAAATTGAAATTAATGACGCTTGCAAAATGCAAATCCAATATTTACCAAATGGTGGCAGAAAAATTCAACTTCTGTCATTCAAAAAAGATGATAATAGACTTTGCACTTCGGAGTAA
- a CDS encoding fluoride efflux transporter FluC — translation MIFLLRKLLGVGLVFDGLSTYKSFFLVAFGAVPGAICRMKISDNLFRNKHNLWGILLVNSSACLLLGFFLAKQNYIHYINNDQPLYLLLCVGFLGSFSTFSSLILEIYYLFVDQQWMELFLFTFTSIGLGIIFISLGSHLFNA, via the coding sequence ATGATATTTCTACTCAGGAAGTTGCTAGGGGTTGGATTAGTGTTTGATGGGCTTAGTACTTATAAGTCTTTTTTTCTAGTTGCATTTGGTGCTGTACCTGGCGCAATTTGCAGAATGAAAATATCCGATAATTTATTTAGAAATAAGCATAATCTTTGGGGCATTTTATTAGTAAATTCAAGTGCATGTCTCCTACTTGGTTTTTTTTTGGCGAAGCAGAATTATATACATTATATAAATAATGATCAGCCATTATATTTATTATTATGTGTAGGCTTTTTAGGAAGTTTTAGCACTTTTTCGTCATTAATTCTTGAGATTTACTATTTATTTGTTGATCAGCAATGGATGGAACTTTTTCTTTTTACTTTTACTTCAATAGGTCTTGGCATAATATTTATTTCTTTAGGATCTCATTTATTTAATGCATAG
- the mgtE gene encoding magnesium transporter, with product MNQGGIGAPIDGEASVTGAQIAEVVTQQLEAMLSAGNYDGVKTLLKPVQPVDIAESIGNLPLILQALAFRLLSKNEAIEVYEYLDPAVQQSLLDRLRSGEVLELVERMSPDDRVRLFDELPAKVVRRLLAELSPDERRVTAELLGYEAETAGRLMTTEFIDLKEFHTAVEALKIVRRRAPYTETIYSLYVTDRERHLTGILSLRDLVTADPESRIGDVMTREVVNVQTDTDQEEVARAIQRYDFLALPVVDREKRLVGIVTVDDVIDVIEQEATRDIYAAGAVQAGDEDDYFQSNLFAVARRRVVWLVVLVLANGLTTKVIATNDDVLKQVVLLAAFIPLLIGTGGNVGAQSSTVVIRGLSTQRIQTLGLLKAVFRETIAGALLGLLMLLIVVPFAWWQGQGPLVGTAVGISLMCITTLAATAGASLPLLFHRMGLDPALMSAPFITTATDVAGVWIYLKTASWLLSSMAN from the coding sequence ATGAATCAAGGTGGGATAGGTGCACCTATTGATGGTGAAGCCTCTGTGACTGGAGCTCAAATTGCAGAGGTGGTGACTCAACAGTTGGAAGCAATGCTTTCTGCAGGAAATTATGATGGAGTCAAGACTTTACTGAAGCCAGTTCAGCCTGTAGATATTGCAGAATCGATTGGTAATCTTCCTTTAATATTGCAGGCATTAGCATTTCGATTGCTAAGCAAAAATGAAGCTATAGAAGTTTATGAATACTTAGATCCTGCAGTACAACAAAGTCTTCTTGATCGTCTTCGCTCTGGTGAGGTACTTGAATTGGTCGAAAGGATGTCACCAGACGACAGAGTGAGATTATTTGATGAATTACCAGCAAAAGTTGTTCGTAGATTGCTAGCTGAATTAAGCCCTGATGAAAGACGTGTGACGGCGGAATTGTTGGGCTATGAAGCAGAAACTGCTGGACGTCTAATGACCACCGAGTTTATAGATTTAAAGGAATTTCACACAGCAGTTGAGGCTTTGAAAATTGTTAGACGTCGAGCGCCTTATACAGAAACTATTTATAGCCTTTACGTTACTGATCGAGAGAGACATTTAACTGGGATCTTGTCATTAAGAGATTTAGTGACTGCAGATCCTGAAAGCAGAATTGGAGATGTAATGACTCGAGAAGTAGTAAATGTACAAACTGATACTGATCAAGAAGAAGTTGCTAGAGCAATACAAAGATATGATTTTTTAGCATTACCAGTTGTGGACCGAGAAAAACGCTTGGTTGGCATTGTGACTGTTGATGATGTAATTGATGTAATAGAGCAAGAGGCTACGAGGGACATTTATGCGGCGGGTGCTGTACAAGCTGGAGATGAGGATGATTATTTTCAAAGCAATTTATTTGCAGTAGCTCGTCGAAGAGTTGTTTGGCTTGTTGTTTTGGTTCTTGCTAATGGATTGACTACCAAAGTAATTGCAACTAACGATGATGTATTGAAACAGGTTGTTTTGTTAGCAGCGTTTATACCTTTGTTAATTGGCACTGGAGGAAACGTTGGTGCTCAGAGTTCAACAGTTGTTATAAGAGGATTAAGTACTCAGCGAATCCAGACTCTTGGGTTGCTTAAAGCTGTCTTTAGGGAAACTATTGCTGGTGCTTTGCTGGGATTGTTAATGCTTTTAATTGTTGTTCCATTTGCTTGGTGGCAAGGTCAAGGTCCTTTAGTAGGCACTGCTGTTGGAATAAGTCTCATGTGTATAACTACTTTGGCGGCAACTGCTGGAGCTTCTTTGCCCTTGTTATTTCATCGAATGGGGCTAGACCCTGCACTAATGTCGGCTCCATTTATTACGACCGCAACTGATGTGGCAGGCGTATGGATTTATTTGAAAACTGCTTCATGGCTTCTTTCGAGCATGGCGAATTAA
- the mutT gene encoding 8-oxo-dGTP diphosphatase MutT → MNQIEDMRSSLLNWFKLNGRHWIPWKVKSDGNVPKIQEKLPVYPIWVAEVMLQQTQLKVVLPYWEKWMRTFPILPDFAHALDHEVLLLWQGLGYYSRAHRMHQASKKLLDIIGHADSLDPDSWPSDIDSWIALPGIGRNTAASIISSAFNVPASLLDGNVKRILARLIGSKKILSKDSARLWKLSDLLLDNHEPRNFNQALMDLGSTVCTIKSPKCCCCPWKKYCLAYHQGNPTEFPIKGPKKLLPDFVIGIGLIFNDLGEILIAQRKSNQSMGGMWEFPGGKQEEGESIEYTIIRELQEELGIKVRVGNILLEFDHSYTHKKLHFVVYFCELISGVPKPLASLQLKWVKSHELVNYPFPAANKKMISALKKYLLLSKDSEAL, encoded by the coding sequence ATGAACCAGATAGAAGATATGCGATCTTCTCTTCTCAATTGGTTCAAATTGAATGGTAGACATTGGATTCCTTGGAAAGTCAAAAGTGATGGGAATGTGCCGAAAATCCAAGAAAAATTGCCTGTATATCCTATTTGGGTTGCTGAGGTAATGCTCCAACAAACCCAATTGAAGGTTGTTTTGCCTTATTGGGAAAAATGGATGAGAACCTTTCCTATTTTGCCAGATTTCGCGCATGCTTTAGATCATGAGGTGTTATTGCTTTGGCAGGGTCTTGGTTATTATTCTCGGGCACATAGGATGCATCAAGCATCAAAAAAATTGCTTGATATTATTGGGCATGCTGATTCCTTAGATCCAGATTCGTGGCCTAGTGATATAGATAGTTGGATAGCCTTACCTGGCATTGGTAGAAATACAGCTGCTAGTATCATTTCTTCAGCGTTTAATGTTCCCGCATCTTTATTGGATGGCAATGTAAAAAGAATCCTTGCCAGGTTGATTGGGAGTAAGAAAATATTGTCCAAAGATTCTGCAAGGCTTTGGAAATTAAGTGATTTGTTATTGGATAATCACGAACCTAGAAATTTTAATCAAGCGCTTATGGATCTTGGCTCAACAGTTTGTACAATCAAAAGCCCAAAATGTTGTTGCTGTCCTTGGAAAAAATATTGCTTGGCTTATCATCAAGGAAATCCAACAGAATTTCCAATTAAAGGTCCTAAAAAATTGTTACCCGATTTCGTTATTGGTATTGGATTAATTTTCAATGATTTAGGCGAAATTTTAATTGCTCAAAGGAAGAGCAATCAAAGCATGGGAGGTATGTGGGAATTTCCTGGAGGTAAACAAGAAGAGGGAGAATCAATTGAATATACAATTATTAGAGAGCTTCAAGAAGAGTTAGGTATTAAAGTTAGAGTGGGAAATATTTTGCTTGAATTTGATCATTCTTATACTCATAAGAAACTTCATTTTGTAGTTTATTTTTGTGAATTAATTTCTGGTGTCCCTAAGCCTTTAGCAAGTTTGCAATTGAAGTGGGTTAAATCGCATGAATTAGTAAATTATCCTTTTCCAGCTGCTAATAAAAAAATGATATCTGCTTTAAAAAAGTATCTACTTTTGTCTAAAGATAGTGAAGCTTTATAG
- the gyrB gene encoding DNA topoisomerase (ATP-hydrolyzing) subunit B: MREDSTVQKVQAAYGAEQIQVLEGLEPVRKRPGMYIGSTGPRGLHHLVYEVVDNAVDEALAGHCNEIVVVLCSDGSASISDNGRGIPTDVHPKTGKSALETVLTVLHAGGKFGSGGYKVSGGLHGVGVSVVNALSEWVEVTVRRQGHIHNQRFERGAPIGNLRSTKQPVSEKKLTGTKVNFKPDTDIFTTGIVFDYSILSSRLRELAYLNGGVKIVFRDERQSVSDKEEKAYEEVYFYEGGIKEYVAYMNSEKDALHPEIIYVNSEKEGVQVEAALQWCIDAYSDSILGFANNIRTVDGGTHIEGLKTVLTRTLNSFARKRGKRKDGDSNLAGENIREGLTVVLSVKVPEPEFEGQTKTKLGNTEVRGIVDSLVGESLAQYLEFNPSVIDLILEKAIQAFNAAEAARRARELVRRKSVLESTTLPGKLADCSSRDPSESEIYIVEGDSAGGSAKQGRDRRFQAILPLRGKILNIEKTDDAKIYKNTEIQALITGLGLGIKGEDFSLKNLRYHRVVIMTDADVDGAHIRTLLLTFFYRYQKELVEGGYVYIACPPLYKVERGKNHTYCYNEGDLQKTITSFGEKANYTIQRFKGLGEMMPKQLWETTMDPSTRMMKRVEIEDALEADRIFTILMGDKVAPRREFIETHSVELDMASLDI, from the coding sequence ATGAGAGAAGACTCCACTGTTCAAAAAGTTCAAGCTGCTTATGGAGCTGAACAGATTCAAGTACTTGAGGGATTGGAGCCGGTCAGGAAAAGGCCAGGTATGTATATAGGATCTACAGGTCCAAGAGGTTTGCACCACCTTGTTTATGAAGTTGTAGATAATGCTGTTGATGAGGCTTTGGCAGGTCATTGCAATGAAATAGTTGTGGTTCTTTGTAGTGATGGTTCAGCATCTATTAGTGATAATGGTCGTGGTATTCCTACTGATGTTCATCCAAAGACGGGTAAAAGTGCATTAGAGACAGTTTTGACTGTTTTGCATGCAGGAGGAAAATTTGGAAGTGGCGGGTACAAAGTTTCTGGTGGGTTGCATGGTGTTGGTGTTTCGGTAGTAAATGCGCTTAGTGAATGGGTTGAAGTAACTGTTAGGAGGCAAGGCCATATTCATAATCAAAGATTTGAAAGAGGTGCCCCTATAGGAAATCTTCGCTCTACAAAACAACCAGTATCTGAAAAGAAATTGACAGGAACCAAAGTAAATTTTAAGCCTGATACAGACATATTTACTACTGGAATTGTTTTTGATTACTCAATCTTGTCGTCAAGATTGAGAGAATTGGCCTATTTAAATGGCGGAGTCAAGATAGTTTTTCGCGATGAACGTCAATCTGTTTCTGATAAAGAAGAAAAAGCTTATGAAGAAGTTTACTTTTATGAGGGAGGTATCAAAGAATATGTTGCTTATATGAATTCTGAAAAAGATGCATTACATCCAGAGATCATATATGTCAATTCTGAGAAAGAAGGTGTTCAAGTTGAAGCTGCTCTTCAATGGTGCATAGATGCATATTCTGATAGTATTCTTGGCTTTGCAAATAATATTCGTACAGTTGATGGAGGAACTCATATTGAAGGGTTGAAAACTGTATTAACTCGTACACTTAATTCATTTGCTCGTAAGAGAGGTAAGCGTAAAGATGGTGATTCAAATCTTGCAGGTGAAAATATTAGAGAAGGACTGACAGTTGTTCTTTCAGTTAAAGTCCCAGAACCTGAATTTGAAGGTCAGACTAAGACTAAATTAGGAAATACTGAAGTTAGAGGAATTGTTGACAGCCTTGTAGGGGAATCCTTAGCACAATATTTAGAATTTAATCCTTCAGTTATTGATTTAATTTTAGAGAAAGCTATTCAAGCTTTTAATGCAGCTGAGGCTGCAAGACGTGCACGTGAACTTGTACGTAGAAAAAGTGTTCTTGAAAGTACTACTTTGCCTGGTAAATTGGCTGATTGTAGCTCACGAGATCCATCAGAGTCAGAGATATATATAGTAGAGGGTGATTCGGCTGGAGGTTCTGCTAAACAAGGAAGAGATAGAAGATTTCAAGCTATTCTTCCTTTAAGAGGAAAGATATTAAATATTGAAAAAACTGATGATGCAAAGATATACAAAAATACTGAGATACAGGCTTTAATTACTGGGCTTGGATTAGGTATTAAAGGCGAGGATTTTTCACTCAAGAATTTAAGATATCATAGAGTTGTCATCATGACTGATGCAGATGTTGATGGAGCACATATTCGTACACTATTATTAACTTTCTTTTATCGTTATCAAAAAGAATTAGTAGAAGGTGGCTATGTTTATATTGCGTGTCCTCCTCTTTATAAAGTTGAAAGAGGAAAGAATCATACTTATTGTTATAACGAAGGAGATTTACAGAAAACTATCACTAGTTTTGGGGAGAAAGCTAATTACACTATTCAGCGGTTTAAGGGTTTAGGGGAAATGATGCCAAAACAATTGTGGGAAACAACTATGGATCCTTCAACGAGAATGATGAAAAGAGTAGAAATTGAAGATGCCTTAGAAGCAGACAGAATTTTTACTATTCTCATGGGCGATAAAGTGGCTCCTAGAAGAGAATTCATAGAAACCCACAGTGTTGAGCTTGACATGGCTTCTTTAGATATTTAA